Genomic segment of Bacteroidota bacterium:
CTTTTAATTCTGCTTCGTTGTTCCAGAGCGTCATAGTATAATGTTTTGTCCAGAAGCCTGTGCTTTTAAAATCTTTGAAATTGGTTGTTTTTAACTGCTTAATAACTTTTAAGGCGCGTGAGGATAAAAGGAAGAATTTCATTGGTCCTTTTAGTTCAATGGATGTAATTGTTACTTTCATATACTAATATATTTTTCGGAGGGGAAAAATCATCCTTTTGTAATTATGGATTTACATGCATTTTTTTTCATTACATGGTATTTACAAATTTAATTTTTAAGTTGTTGCACTAATTATCGCATGATAAGAATTTTTTGTTTGTAAATATCCCCTCCTGTTTGTAATACTATAAAATATACTCCAACCGAAAGATTTGAATTTATTTGCAGAGAGTTAAGAATATTTCCTGCTTGAACATACACATTTTGACCTGATGAATTATAAATATATAATTCATAATCGGCATTGTTCATTGATTGTTCAAATGCAAGCACAAAATCCCCATTTGATGGGTTTGGATATAGCATTAATTCATTATTTGGTATTGATGCATTGAGTTCATTTTCGCCGAAATTGTTTTCTTCACCATCTTTGAGA
This window contains:
- a CDS encoding DUF3291 domain-containing protein gives rise to the protein MKVTITSIELKGPMKFFLLSSRALKVIKQLKTTNFKDFKSTGFWTKHYTMTLWNNEAELKEFARSGPHLDAMKKSKEIAKEIRTYTYDANVLPTWKEGKKLLENAKVLNF